Proteins from a single region of Larus michahellis chromosome 13, bLarMic1.1, whole genome shotgun sequence:
- the PLA2G3 gene encoding group 3 secretory phospholipase A2, translating to MWARALLACAALCVCARAWPGGAVCARRAAGAGGARYVAFLSAGPGPGPGPAALVESTWAGRGRLRACWTRRDPRLVRAFRAACARRPHAAPGAALRRDLAALWRHRAACADPAPPAGLPPRRRRRRGWTLPGTLWCGAGNSAGNASELGLFRGPDRCCREHDQCSAQIAALQFNYGIRNYRLHTVSHCDCDARFRQCLLALNDTISNIIGVTFFNLLEVPCFVLEESEECVQWHWWGGCERYGVVPLARMVQQNQYHHSLPAQETGSPAAQPPGKGRKSSRVGRKRLRQGLGQKPGLLQAQRPATAQQPWGPGALSPASARDKAEPTTRHPAAQWRLEPSAPPAVTVLEQDFAGRKRLPGGAQHGAGGSARPACMARTQDGSIRSSLAAGCCGATLVPAVEERRRPGLPRACRRYKHLDKCKHQIAPHEVKYQLRNTGTQMLFHCNCTRRLARSLRRARDLSGMEVAVLADHMAMNCFVLEPTTDCSPGKGPQDNCNTTTRAVLVPARHLKKTLRCWGLPHATSKAKHPDWKTQDSGDTLYERCLQLALEQKPGAYVVPR from the exons ATGTGGGCGCGCGCGCTGCTGGCCTGCGCGGCGCTGTGCGTGTGCGCGCGCgcctggcccggcggcgccgtgtgcgcgcggcgggcggcgggcgcgggcggcGCGCGCTACGTGGCCTTCCTgagcgccggccccggccccggccccggcccggccgccctgGTGGAGAGCACCTGGGCCGGGCGCGGCCGCCTCCGCGCCTGCTGGACCCGCCGCGACCCGCGCCTGGTCCGCGCTTTCCGCGCCGCCTGCGCCCGCCGCCCGCACGCCGCCCCCGGCGCCGCGCTGCGGCGGGACTTGGCCGCGCTCTGGCGGCACCGGGCCGCCTGCGCCGACCCCGCGCCGCCCGCagggctccccccccgccgccgccgccggcggggctggACGCTGCCGGGCACGCTGTGGTGCGGCGCCGGCAACTCGGCAGGAAACGCCAGCGAGCTGG GTCTGTTCCGCGGCCCCGACCGCTGCTGCCGGGAGCATGACCAGTGCTCGGCGCAGATCGCGGCGCTGCAGTTCAACTACGGCATCCGCAACTACCGCCTTCACACCGTCTCCCACTGCGACTGCGACGCCAG GTTCCGGCAGTGCCTGCTGGCCCTCAACGACACCATCTCCAACATCATCGGCGTCACCTTCTTCAACCTGCTGGAGGTGCCGTGCTTCGTGCTGGAGGAGAGCGAGGAGTGCGTCCAGTGGCACTGGTGGGGAGG GTGTGAGCGTTACGGTGTGGTACCCCTGGCCAGGATGGTGCAGCAGAATCAGTACCACCACAGCCTGCCCGCGCAGGAGACGGGCAGCCCTGCTGCGCAGCCCCCGGGCAAGGGAAGGAAGTCCTCTAGAGTAGGGCGCAAGCGGCTCCGACAAGGACTGGGGCAAAAGCCTGGGCTCCTCCAGGCACAGAGACCTGCGACAGCCCAACAGCCGTGGGGCCCAGGTGCCTTGTCCCCTGCGTCCGCCAGGGACAAGGCTGAGCCCACAACCAGGCACCCAGCAGCGCAGTGGAGGCTGGAGCCCAGTGCCCCACCAGCAGTGACCGTGTTAGAACAGGACTTTGCTGGAAGAAAGCGACTGCCAGGAGGAGCACagcacggggctgggggctcaGCGCGCCCTGCCTGCATGGCCCGCACTCAGGATGGCAGCATCAGATCCAGCCTGGCCGCAGGGTGCTGCGGAGCCACCCTTGTGCCCGCCGTGGAGGAGCGCAGGCGGCCCG GCCTGCCCAGGGCGTGCAGGCGCTACAAGCACCTGGATAAGTGCAAGCACCAGATCGCCCCTCATGAAGTGAAGTACCAGCTGCGCAACACGGGCACCCAGATGCTCTTCCACTGCAACTGCACTCGCAG gctggcacggtcccTGCGCAGGGCGAGGGACCTCAGTGGCATGGAGGTGGCTGTCCTGGCTGACCACATGGCCATGAACTGCTTTGTTCTGGAGCCGACCACTGACTGCAGCCCAGGCAAGGGGCCACAGGACAA CTGTAACACAACAACCCGAGCTGTGCTAGTACCTGCGCGGCACCTCAAAAAGACCCTGAGGTGCTGGGGTCTTCCTCATGCGACCTCCAAGGCCAAGCATCCAGACTGGAAGACACAGGACAGTGGTGACACCCTCTATGAGCGATGCCTGCAGCTGGCCTTGGAGCAGAAGCCGGGTGCTTATGTGGTGCCCCGATGA